A single genomic interval of Pyrobaculum arsenaticum DSM 13514 harbors:
- a CDS encoding NADH-quinone oxidoreductase subunit D, whose translation MLDEWPFNLRFGDTYYVEREEELVGGRRGLTLVVGPQHPGSGHMRIFLVLDGDVIVDAFPDPGFVHRGIEKLAENRPYWTLIPLVEKASIMDSANIIYPLVLALEKSLALEPPPRAKYLRLIMAELTRIRTHLYDLALLGIFLGHSTAFMWGFALQDLIAEVFAKIAGARTTTAYLVPGGVRRDFKPDHVELVERLLRKVEAKLNDFKNLFLDNPVTRARLEGVGVLDAKRVAELGVVGPFARASGVDFDVRRAYPYDAYAELGYEPVVDKAGDAWARTWVRWEEVRRSIELVRRALRELPQGDVIDSALLFKNPEYRREGISGVMGVYTYMYPEPGEWLGVAEATRGLALAQLWASGLQRVYRMRFVTPSWRNLRAMIEAMKGERLADMPAVYMSFGYFPPEADR comes from the coding sequence ATGCTTGACGAATGGCCTTTTAACTTGAGGTTCGGCGACACGTACTACGTGGAGAGGGAGGAGGAGCTAGTTGGCGGCCGCCGGGGTCTGACGCTTGTCGTCGGGCCGCAACATCCCGGATCGGGCCACATGCGGATCTTCCTCGTGCTGGACGGCGACGTCATCGTAGACGCCTTTCCTGACCCGGGCTTTGTCCACCGCGGAATAGAAAAGCTGGCTGAGAACAGGCCCTACTGGACATTGATACCGTTGGTGGAGAAGGCCTCCATCATGGACAGCGCCAACATCATTTATCCCCTCGTGCTGGCGCTTGAAAAGAGTCTCGCCCTGGAGCCGCCGCCGCGGGCGAAGTATCTGCGGCTGATCATGGCGGAGCTTACGCGTATTAGGACCCACCTCTACGACTTGGCGCTTCTCGGCATCTTCCTAGGCCACTCCACCGCCTTTATGTGGGGGTTCGCCCTGCAGGACCTTATTGCCGAGGTCTTTGCCAAGATCGCCGGCGCCAGGACCACCACGGCGTACCTCGTGCCGGGGGGTGTGCGGAGGGATTTCAAGCCCGACCACGTAGAGCTTGTGGAGAGGCTGTTGAGGAAGGTCGAGGCCAAGCTCAACGATTTCAAGAATCTATTTTTAGACAACCCCGTGACAAGGGCGAGGCTGGAGGGGGTGGGCGTCTTGGACGCGAAGAGGGTGGCCGAGCTGGGGGTGGTGGGCCCCTTTGCCAGGGCCTCCGGTGTTGATTTTGACGTGAGGAGGGCCTATCCGTACGATGCCTACGCGGAGCTGGGCTACGAGCCGGTTGTGGACAAGGCCGGCGATGCTTGGGCGAGGACGTGGGTTAGGTGGGAGGAGGTGAGGAGGTCGATTGAGCTTGTGCGCAGGGCGCTTAGGGAGCTACCACAAGGCGACGTGATTGACAGCGCCCTCCTCTTCAAAAACCCCGAGTACAGGCGGGAGGGGATTTCAGGTGTTATGGGCGTGTATACATACATGTACCCCGAGCCGGGCGAGTGGCTGGGCGTGGCCGAGGCTACGCGTGGACTCGCCCTAGCTCAGCTCTGGGCCTCAGGGTTGCAGCGGGTATATCGCATGAGGTTCGTCACGCCGTCCTGGCGCAACCTCCGTGCCATGATAGAGGCTATGAAGGGAGAGAGGCTGGCGGATATGCCTGCTGTGTACATGAGCTTCGGGTACTTCCCCCCCGAGGCAGATAGGTGA
- a CDS encoding thiamine pyrophosphate-binding protein, whose protein sequence is MNAAQVAVWCLEQLGVKRIYGLIGTSILDFIDAVKDSRIRYISTRHEQVAVSMADAEGRLTGKPGVAVVHAGPGFLNSLISVANAYKDTSPLLLISGAVKRRLAGLDSWLEVPQRDIIRPIVKAVFRVDKPLDVGKIIAEAYSTAASPPQGPVFVEVPEDVWSMSSETAPCRFNVRPPPVVCDEDLKKVAELLSKTRRPVLLAGGGINNDEGARLLLQLAEWWQIPVAVTGNGRGAFPEDHPLFLGRAGFGGGNPVADQALIRADLVLAVGAGLSDTTTYGYNYVPRGDIIVVNLDPLAEKKPIPYTLRFYADAVDFLRKLVAAGIDVKVDPNWHKEIEEMRKSWNTYLEEALSRSYHGFVNPSKFFYHLDKALPRDIVMVGGQGMHIVYTFSFVKIRAVRGYLAAFNLGAMGFAFPAALGAKLSMPERDVYAVVGDGEFMMTVQDLETATREKIPVKIIVVNDNSYRVLYARQRAQKMGRVFGTLHTNPDFVKLAEAFGVEAMSISSDDDIPKAVKFITEHSERPKLLEVKIHPDDFPPMNIEAALKF, encoded by the coding sequence ATGAACGCGGCACAAGTCGCCGTATGGTGCCTTGAACAACTAGGCGTCAAGAGGATCTACGGCCTAATCGGCACATCGATCCTGGACTTCATAGACGCCGTCAAGGACAGCAGGATAAGATACATCTCGACACGCCACGAGCAGGTTGCAGTATCCATGGCAGACGCAGAGGGGAGGCTCACCGGCAAACCCGGCGTAGCTGTTGTCCACGCCGGTCCGGGGTTTTTAAACTCGCTCATCTCTGTGGCAAACGCGTACAAGGACACCTCGCCTTTGTTGTTAATATCGGGGGCGGTCAAGAGGCGGCTTGCGGGGCTTGATTCCTGGCTCGAAGTGCCTCAGAGGGATATTATAAGGCCTATTGTCAAGGCCGTTTTCCGAGTTGACAAGCCCCTCGATGTGGGTAAAATTATCGCAGAGGCGTACTCAACAGCGGCCTCCCCGCCACAGGGACCTGTATTTGTGGAAGTTCCAGAAGACGTGTGGTCCATGTCCTCGGAGACTGCCCCTTGCAGGTTTAATGTTAGACCTCCGCCAGTTGTCTGCGACGAAGATTTGAAAAAAGTGGCGGAACTGCTTTCAAAAACAAGGAGGCCGGTTTTGCTGGCTGGAGGGGGCATAAACAACGACGAAGGCGCCAGGCTACTTTTACAACTCGCTGAGTGGTGGCAAATACCAGTTGCCGTAACTGGAAACGGGCGGGGGGCATTTCCCGAGGATCACCCGCTGTTTCTAGGAAGGGCGGGCTTCGGCGGCGGCAATCCAGTAGCCGACCAAGCACTTATAAGAGCCGATCTTGTCCTCGCAGTGGGTGCCGGGCTCTCCGACACAACGACTTACGGGTATAACTATGTGCCGAGGGGTGATATAATTGTTGTCAACCTAGACCCATTAGCTGAGAAGAAGCCTATCCCCTACACTCTCCGCTTCTACGCCGACGCTGTAGATTTCCTCAGAAAACTAGTAGCGGCTGGGATAGATGTGAAAGTTGACCCGAATTGGCATAAAGAAATAGAAGAGATGAGGAAAAGCTGGAATACGTACCTAGAAGAGGCGCTCTCTAGAAGCTACCACGGCTTTGTCAACCCGTCTAAGTTCTTCTACCACCTGGACAAGGCGTTGCCCCGAGATATCGTGATGGTGGGAGGACAAGGCATGCACATTGTGTACACCTTCAGCTTTGTAAAAATTAGAGCAGTGCGTGGTTACCTGGCGGCCTTTAACCTAGGCGCCATGGGATTTGCCTTCCCCGCCGCGCTGGGGGCAAAACTCTCTATGCCTGAACGCGATGTATATGCAGTTGTTGGAGACGGCGAGTTTATGATGACCGTACAAGACCTAGAAACCGCGACTAGGGAGAAAATCCCAGTGAAAATTATAGTTGTAAACGACAATTCGTACAGGGTGCTATATGCAAGGCAAAGGGCGCAGAAAATGGGCAGAGTCTTCGGCACGCTACACACAAATCCCGATTTCGTCAAGCTTGCAGAGGCGTTCGGCGTTGAGGCCATGTCTATAAGCTCCGACGACGATATCCCCAAAGCCGTGAAGTTCATAACTGAGCACTCTGAAAGACCTAAACTCTTGGAAGTAAAAATCCACCCCGACGACTTCCCCCCAATGAATATAGAAGCCGCGTTAAAATTCTAG
- the ilvD gene encoding dihydroxy-acid dehydratase, translated as MVKLRIRSSQWYDGVDNAPHRPYLRAVGLTEADFAKPLVGVLVSWSELGPCNFHNLELVRYVKEGVKEAGGVGLAAPTIVVNDGINMGTPGMRYSLISRDLIADTIEAQFNSHGVDAWVGIGGCDKTQPGIMMAMVRLDLPAVYLYGGSAEAGWLGERELTIEDAFESVGAYLAGKITLDELKRVEELSFPTYGTCQGMFTANTMATLGEALGLSLLGSASPPATSARRRKYAVESGRAVLKAAELGVTPRKVVTYDALYNAAVTLFATAGSTNAILHLLAIAHEANVKFTLDDFDEISRRVPVIAALRPAGPYAMQDLDRIGGVPRVLKKLYKAGLLRPEALTVEGEPIGKLLERWEPPAVPEAGILYDVEKPYKPYSGIRILRGNLAPSGAVMKIGAADKLRFEGRAKVYDSEAEAFKAVAAGEIKPGDVVIIRYEGPKGAPGMPEMLKVTAAIVGAGLGDAVALVTDGRFSGATRGIMVGHVAPEAAVGGPIALVQNGDRVIIDGEAGLIKLEVSEEELEKRRKAWAPPPPKYKGGLLAKYAALVQQADKGAVTSPSAWGT; from the coding sequence ATGGTAAAGCTCAGGATAAGGTCGTCTCAGTGGTACGACGGCGTTGATAATGCGCCTCACCGACCGTATCTACGGGCGGTGGGGCTCACGGAGGCCGACTTCGCCAAGCCACTCGTCGGCGTGTTGGTGTCTTGGTCTGAGCTGGGGCCATGCAACTTCCACAACCTGGAGCTGGTGAGGTACGTCAAGGAGGGGGTCAAGGAAGCTGGGGGCGTCGGCCTGGCGGCGCCTACGATTGTGGTTAACGACGGCATAAATATGGGCACGCCGGGGATGCGCTACTCGCTGATCAGCCGGGACCTCATCGCAGACACCATTGAGGCGCAGTTCAACTCCCACGGAGTAGACGCCTGGGTGGGCATCGGCGGCTGTGACAAGACCCAGCCGGGCATCATGATGGCGATGGTTAGGCTCGACCTCCCGGCGGTGTATCTCTACGGAGGCTCGGCCGAGGCGGGGTGGCTCGGCGAGCGGGAACTCACCATAGAGGACGCGTTCGAGTCGGTGGGGGCGTACTTGGCGGGGAAGATAACTCTCGATGAGCTGAAGAGGGTAGAGGAGCTGTCTTTCCCGACATACGGCACTTGCCAGGGGATGTTCACCGCAAACACCATGGCGACTCTCGGCGAGGCGCTTGGGCTATCCCTCTTGGGCTCGGCCTCCCCTCCCGCCACCTCGGCAAGGCGGCGGAAGTACGCGGTGGAGAGCGGCAGGGCGGTGCTCAAGGCGGCTGAGCTGGGCGTGACGCCGAGGAAGGTGGTCACCTACGACGCGTTGTACAACGCCGCGGTGACGCTGTTCGCCACTGCTGGTAGCACCAACGCAATTCTCCACCTCCTCGCCATCGCCCACGAAGCCAACGTGAAGTTCACTCTCGACGACTTCGACGAGATTAGCAGAAGAGTTCCCGTCATAGCGGCGCTGAGGCCCGCCGGGCCTTATGCCATGCAGGACTTAGACAGGATAGGGGGCGTCCCCCGGGTGTTGAAGAAGCTGTATAAGGCCGGCTTGCTGAGGCCCGAGGCGCTGACAGTGGAGGGGGAGCCCATAGGCAAGTTGCTGGAGCGCTGGGAGCCGCCGGCGGTGCCCGAGGCCGGCATACTCTACGACGTGGAGAAGCCATACAAGCCGTATTCCGGCATCCGCATCCTCAGGGGCAATCTGGCGCCCAGCGGCGCCGTGATGAAGATAGGCGCGGCCGACAAGCTGAGGTTCGAGGGGAGGGCGAAGGTGTACGACTCAGAGGCCGAGGCCTTCAAAGCGGTAGCCGCCGGAGAGATTAAGCCGGGCGACGTGGTGATTATCCGCTACGAGGGGCCTAAGGGCGCGCCAGGCATGCCTGAGATGCTTAAGGTCACGGCTGCCATAGTCGGCGCGGGGCTGGGCGATGCGGTGGCGCTGGTCACAGATGGGAGGTTCTCGGGGGCCACCCGCGGCATTATGGTGGGCCACGTGGCGCCGGAGGCCGCCGTTGGCGGGCCTATAGCCCTAGTCCAGAACGGCGATAGGGTGATAATAGACGGCGAAGCCGGCCTCATAAAGCTGGAGGTGTCCGAAGAGGAGCTGGAGAAGAGGAGGAAGGCGTGGGCCCCCCCGCCGCCGAAATATAAAGGCGGCCTTTTAGCCAAATACGCCGCATTGGTACAACAAGCCGACAAGGGAGCGGTTACGTCACCTTCTGCTTGGGGGACTTAG
- a CDS encoding DUF488 family protein codes for MARLVYTIGYSGYRPEAFLNKLREKEVKVVVDVRRYPRSKIPFYTAESLKTTLQGAGITYTWLGELGALGIKGPGAGCSTSPTFDAYVWRLRNHVPAVLQLQQLEELAYRSVVAILCREENWRHCHRQFIADYLTKRGFAVIHIRRHIEEAHEKTDCYDTIG; via the coding sequence GTGGCCAGACTCGTCTACACCATCGGCTATTCTGGATATCGCCCAGAGGCTTTTCTTAACAAGTTAAGAGAAAAAGAGGTAAAAGTCGTTGTAGACGTTAGGCGATATCCACGCTCTAAAATCCCCTTCTACACAGCAGAATCTCTAAAGACCACGCTCCAGGGAGCCGGCATAACTTACACGTGGCTCGGAGAGCTCGGCGCGCTGGGAATAAAAGGGCCCGGAGCCGGTTGCTCCACATCGCCCACTTTCGATGCCTACGTATGGAGACTTAGGAACCACGTCCCCGCCGTCCTCCAGCTCCAGCAACTCGAAGAGCTGGCATACAGAAGTGTTGTGGCTATTCTCTGCAGAGAGGAGAACTGGAGGCACTGCCATAGGCAATTCATAGCAGACTACCTCACAAAAAGGGGCTTCGCCGTGATACACATAAGGAGACATATTGAGGAAGCTCACGAAAAAACTGACTGTTATGATACCATCGGCTAA
- a CDS encoding NADH-quinone oxidoreductase subunit B yields MAGILKVVDRLRRWGTKWSLWPPHLVTACCGVEFGHAFGSAYDAERFGMLPMGSLRQSNIIVIEGTITLKMAKFVKYVYEQMPEPKYVIAMGACAIKGGVFYGSYHMVPAPKVVPVDGYVSGCPPTPEALLKAVKELQEKIVHA; encoded by the coding sequence ATGGCTGGAATTCTCAAGGTTGTTGACAGGCTGAGGAGGTGGGGCACTAAGTGGTCGCTGTGGCCTCCCCACCTAGTCACCGCCTGTTGCGGCGTCGAGTTCGGACACGCCTTCGGCTCTGCTTATGACGCAGAGCGCTTCGGCATGCTTCCCATGGGCTCCTTGAGGCAAAGCAACATTATCGTCATCGAGGGTACTATTACGTTGAAGATGGCTAAGTTTGTAAAATATGTATATGAACAGATGCCGGAGCCTAAATACGTAATTGCCATGGGGGCCTGCGCGATTAAGGGCGGCGTCTTCTACGGGAGCTACCACATGGTGCCCGCCCCCAAGGTCGTCCCCGTAGATGGCTACGTCTCTGGCTGTCCGCCGACGCCCGAGGCTCTCCTCAAGGCAGTAAAGGAGCTCCAGGAGAAGATTGTCCATGCTTGA
- a CDS encoding ferredoxin — MIEVRVDRWLCTGCGLCQGLVFTLEKGYSAVRPEFRTDEDGTEGLVDLKYLDNVKRAARACPNGGISWRLKS, encoded by the coding sequence GTGATTGAGGTGCGAGTTGACAGGTGGCTATGCACTGGTTGCGGCTTATGCCAGGGCCTCGTCTTCACGCTGGAGAAGGGCTACTCAGCCGTGCGGCCTGAGTTCCGCACAGACGAGGACGGGACTGAGGGCCTTGTGGATCTGAAGTATTTAGATAACGTAAAGCGTGCCGCCAGGGCCTGCCCTAACGGGGGGATAAGCTGGCGCCTCAAGTCGTGA
- a CDS encoding ATP cone domain-containing protein, producing MVKVVKRDGRMEEFIPEKIVVSVLKAGAPPDVARMIAKKVECFVLDKENVTAKELTKIILTELKRINEEWYRNWIIFDQAVKRRKTEEELK from the coding sequence ATGGTTAAGGTGGTGAAGAGAGATGGCAGGATGGAGGAGTTTATTCCCGAAAAGATTGTTGTAAGCGTGCTTAAGGCAGGTGCTCCGCCGGACGTTGCTAGGATGATCGCGAAGAAAGTTGAGTGCTTCGTATTGGACAAGGAAAACGTAACGGCGAAGGAGCTGACGAAGATTATACTAACAGAGCTGAAGAGGATAAACGAGGAGTGGTACCGGAACTGGATAATATTTGACCAAGCCGTCAAGCGCCGGAAGACAGAGGAAGAGCTTAAGTAG
- a CDS encoding formate--phosphoribosylaminoimidazolecarboxamide ligase, translating to MSQILKRYDLDKLAVATIASHTALQILRGAKKYGFRTIAIAKNEDIAQFYKQFFFIDEVWTGDFSNFRKTAERLVAENALLIPHGSYVEYVGWRQALEAPVPTLGCRELLRWEADQYKKMALLEEAGIPIPRVYRSPTEVDGPVIVKFFGAKGGRGYFVAKGREELEARLKALGEEYIIQEYLFGVPAYYHYFASPVYSRIEVFGADIRYESNVDGRTFGWAEPTFVVVGNLSLVLRESLLPIIHKYGVQFAKAVEKRVGCRLAGPYCLESIIKDDMSIVVFEFSGRIVAGTNIYMGYGSPYSVLYFDKPMDMGERIAHEIREAAKAGKLDQLFT from the coding sequence ATGTCGCAGATTTTGAAAAGATACGACCTGGACAAGCTTGCGGTTGCCACAATCGCATCACATACAGCTTTGCAAATCCTCAGAGGGGCAAAAAAATACGGATTTAGAACAATCGCCATAGCAAAGAACGAGGACATCGCCCAGTTCTACAAGCAATTTTTCTTCATAGATGAGGTGTGGACTGGGGATTTCTCCAACTTTAGAAAAACTGCCGAAAGGCTCGTAGCGGAAAACGCACTGTTGATACCCCACGGCTCCTACGTCGAATATGTCGGCTGGAGACAAGCTCTGGAAGCCCCAGTCCCTACGCTCGGCTGTAGAGAGTTGTTGAGATGGGAGGCCGACCAGTACAAAAAGATGGCGTTGTTGGAAGAGGCTGGGATACCCATCCCCCGGGTGTACAGATCACCAACGGAGGTGGACGGGCCTGTTATCGTGAAGTTCTTCGGCGCAAAGGGTGGCAGGGGTTACTTCGTGGCTAAGGGCAGGGAGGAACTGGAGGCTAGGCTAAAGGCGCTGGGCGAGGAGTACATCATACAAGAGTACCTCTTCGGCGTGCCGGCCTACTACCACTACTTCGCCTCGCCTGTCTACTCCCGCATCGAAGTTTTCGGCGCCGACATCCGCTACGAATCCAACGTCGACGGCAGGACCTTCGGCTGGGCCGAGCCGACCTTCGTCGTGGTGGGCAACCTTTCGCTGGTGCTCCGGGAGTCCCTCTTGCCCATCATTCACAAATACGGAGTCCAGTTCGCCAAGGCCGTGGAGAAGCGGGTTGGATGCAGGTTGGCCGGCCCCTACTGCTTGGAGTCGATAATAAAAGACGACATGTCCATCGTGGTGTTTGAGTTCTCTGGGAGGATCGTGGCGGGGACAAACATCTACATGGGCTACGGCTCGCCCTACTCCGTCCTCTACTTCGACAAACCAATGGACATGGGCGAGAGGATAGCCCACGAAATAAGAGAAGCCGCAAAAGCTGGCAAACTAGATCAGCTATTTACTTAG
- a CDS encoding radical SAM protein yields the protein MARPIYKIGPETPLVGALAFGIVDRGTNVVEVRPTSLCALNCIFCSVNAGPASRVRWAEYVVEPEPLVAALEEVVKYKGVDDAEVHIDGMGDPGHYPHLAELVRGAKTIKGVAVVSIQTRLYMLDEDKIRELASAGLDRLNVSIDALDPSLAKRLAGAEWYDVERVLDLVKRALEAGVNVVISPVWVPGWNDGELPKIVKWAYDNGVGRGVLTPVLIQKYIPHKRGRRVKTKPMEWGEFWKRLRAMEKELGVRLVPGRGEYNIHKAPELPKPHAVGEVVAVEIVGRGVFRGEMLATPLKRRGTAVWDRVLTVAYGKAASDELVGSRARVRVIENRHNIYIAKPIG from the coding sequence GTGGCCCGCCCCATCTACAAAATAGGCCCGGAGACCCCCCTCGTCGGTGCGTTGGCCTTCGGCATAGTGGATCGGGGGACAAACGTCGTCGAGGTTAGGCCTACCAGCCTCTGTGCTCTGAACTGCATCTTCTGCTCGGTCAATGCGGGGCCTGCATCTAGGGTACGCTGGGCGGAGTACGTGGTGGAGCCGGAGCCCCTAGTCGCCGCGCTTGAGGAGGTGGTGAAGTACAAGGGGGTTGACGACGCCGAGGTGCACATAGACGGCATGGGGGACCCCGGCCATTATCCACATCTCGCCGAGCTGGTTAGGGGGGCTAAAACGATAAAGGGAGTCGCCGTTGTGTCAATACAGACCAGGCTATATATGCTCGACGAGGATAAGATAAGGGAGCTGGCCTCCGCCGGGCTTGACCGCCTCAACGTAAGCATTGACGCCTTGGATCCCTCCCTCGCTAAGAGACTCGCCGGAGCCGAGTGGTACGACGTGGAGAGGGTCCTGGATCTAGTAAAGAGGGCGCTTGAGGCTGGGGTAAACGTGGTCATCAGCCCGGTGTGGGTACCTGGCTGGAATGACGGGGAGCTCCCTAAAATTGTAAAGTGGGCTTACGACAACGGAGTGGGGAGGGGCGTCCTCACTCCCGTGTTGATTCAGAAGTACATCCCACACAAAAGGGGTAGGAGGGTGAAGACTAAGCCGATGGAATGGGGGGAGTTCTGGAAGAGACTGAGGGCAATGGAGAAGGAGCTTGGGGTTAGGCTGGTGCCCGGGAGGGGCGAGTATAATATTCACAAAGCACCCGAGTTGCCTAAGCCGCACGCCGTGGGAGAAGTGGTGGCCGTGGAGATAGTGGGCAGAGGCGTCTTCAGGGGGGAGATGCTGGCAACTCCCCTGAAAAGGAGGGGGACTGCCGTGTGGGATCGGGTATTGACAGTCGCATATGGCAAGGCGGCGTCGGACGAACTAGTTGGGAGCAGGGCAAGGGTAAGGGTGATTGAGAACAGACATAACATATACATTGCGAAGCCCATAGGCTGA
- a CDS encoding 2-hydroxyacid dehydrogenase, whose translation MAKYKVVVLSPVPEALIKMWATPIAQKYGIPIEEIEVVTLFEPNYEEVARQVADADVVVGDYTFRIKIDADLCQKMSKVKLIQQPSTGYDHIDVVACAKRGIPVANIGGANSISVAEHTIMLALMLLKRAVYAHQKLVNGQWTQGELMNTVGELYGKTWGILGMGRIGKEVAIRVLAFGAKVIYYDVVRREDVEKLGVEYRPFNRLLAESDVLSIHVPLTEKTRGMIGERELRMMKPTAVLINVSRGEITDEEALAKAVREGWIAGVGVDVFSVEPPPPDHPLLQVAREGFNVIVTPHIAGATNEARMRIINVTLDNVLRVLAGLKPENVVNMP comes from the coding sequence ATGGCTAAATACAAAGTTGTTGTCTTATCGCCTGTACCTGAGGCATTGATAAAAATGTGGGCTACGCCCATTGCTCAAAAATATGGCATACCCATCGAAGAGATTGAAGTTGTCACCCTCTTCGAGCCCAATTACGAGGAGGTAGCTCGCCAGGTTGCCGACGCAGACGTTGTGGTTGGCGACTACACCTTCAGAATTAAAATCGACGCCGACTTGTGCCAAAAAATGTCTAAGGTGAAACTAATTCAACAGCCAAGCACCGGCTACGACCACATAGACGTCGTAGCTTGCGCAAAGAGGGGCATCCCAGTGGCGAATATCGGTGGGGCTAACTCCATCTCTGTGGCCGAGCACACCATAATGCTGGCCTTGATGTTGTTGAAGAGAGCTGTGTACGCTCACCAGAAGCTAGTTAACGGCCAGTGGACGCAGGGGGAGCTCATGAACACTGTTGGGGAGCTCTATGGCAAAACATGGGGGATACTCGGCATGGGCAGAATTGGAAAGGAGGTCGCCATAAGGGTCCTAGCTTTTGGTGCCAAAGTTATTTACTACGACGTCGTGAGGAGGGAAGATGTAGAAAAACTGGGAGTCGAGTATAGGCCTTTCAACAGATTGCTGGCGGAGAGCGATGTGCTTAGCATCCACGTGCCTCTTACAGAGAAGACAAGGGGCATGATCGGGGAGCGGGAGCTTAGGATGATGAAGCCCACCGCGGTGCTTATCAACGTCTCGCGCGGCGAAATCACCGACGAAGAGGCACTCGCTAAAGCTGTGCGCGAGGGCTGGATTGCCGGGGTGGGGGTAGACGTATTCTCCGTCGAGCCCCCGCCTCCGGATCATCCATTGTTACAAGTCGCAAGGGAGGGCTTCAACGTCATCGTCACGCCGCATATCGCCGGCGCCACCAATGAGGCTAGGATGAGAATTATCAACGTGACGCTAGATAACGTGTTGAGAGTGCTTGCAGGTCTAAAGCCTGAAAATGTGGTGAATATGCCATGA
- the ndhC gene encoding NADH-quinone oxidoreductase subunit A, with amino-acid sequence MVGFLVFLGVLAVALVGLVVLGYLLAPRRPSEVKERRFETGGPPFGEVKRKLVVQYIGYIYLVTAVEALVGLMIVAALANTSLELLAVSIALALLPVLVLVAVSIKLLSDIRRWG; translated from the coding sequence ATGGTTGGGTTTCTAGTCTTCCTTGGCGTCCTGGCGGTTGCGCTGGTGGGCCTAGTAGTGTTGGGCTACCTCCTTGCGCCGAGGAGGCCGTCCGAGGTGAAGGAGAGGCGTTTCGAGACGGGGGGCCCGCCATTCGGCGAGGTGAAGAGGAAGCTGGTGGTGCAGTACATTGGCTACATCTACTTGGTGACGGCTGTGGAGGCGCTGGTGGGACTCATGATTGTAGCCGCCTTGGCCAACACGTCGCTGGAGCTTCTCGCCGTTTCCATCGCCCTCGCCCTCCTCCCGGTGCTTGTCTTAGTGGCGGTTAGCATAAAGCTGTTGTCAGATATAAGGAGGTGGGGCTGA
- a CDS encoding formate--phosphoribosylaminoimidazolecarboxamide ligase family protein, giving the protein MAVSVAVLASHSALDVLDGAKDEGLRTVAVAKKGRDRAYREFPVVDKLIVLDDYVDILYIVDMLKAEGSVFVPNRSFAVYVGYDNIERRFPVPVFGNRYLLRWEERTGPQSYYRLLDEAGVKRPRTFRPDEVDRPVIVKMPEAERRVERGFFVARDRDDLWRKAKRLAEAGIIRLEDLEAASIEELVLGAHFNANYFYSPLRKRLELHSFDRRIQSNLDGVFRLPARDQLDLDPDVRYIEVGHEPATIRESLLEKVFDIGYRFLEATRRLVPPGVIGPFTLQFIVTPQLDLVVYDVAPRIGGGTNVYIGIGGQYSKLYFGKPISIGRRIAMEIREAAEQKRLEEVTT; this is encoded by the coding sequence ATGGCGGTTTCAGTGGCCGTGTTGGCCAGCCACAGCGCCCTCGACGTGCTAGACGGCGCCAAGGACGAGGGGTTGAGGACGGTAGCTGTGGCGAAGAAGGGCCGCGACCGGGCCTACAGGGAGTTCCCCGTAGTGGACAAGCTCATAGTTCTTGACGACTATGTAGACATCTTGTATATTGTCGATATGCTTAAGGCTGAAGGCTCCGTGTTTGTGCCGAACCGCTCATTCGCCGTGTACGTCGGCTACGACAACATAGAGAGGAGGTTCCCCGTCCCCGTCTTCGGGAACAGATATCTGCTGAGGTGGGAGGAGCGGACAGGTCCACAGAGCTACTACCGCCTCCTAGACGAGGCTGGGGTCAAAAGACCTAGGACCTTCCGCCCCGACGAGGTGGACCGCCCCGTCATAGTGAAGATGCCAGAGGCCGAGCGGAGGGTCGAGCGGGGCTTCTTCGTGGCGAGGGACAGAGACGACTTGTGGAGGAAGGCCAAAAGGCTGGCGGAGGCCGGGATCATAAGGCTCGAGGACCTAGAAGCCGCCTCCATTGAGGAGTTGGTGCTGGGGGCCCACTTCAACGCCAACTACTTCTACTCCCCCCTCCGCAAGAGGCTTGAGCTACACAGCTTCGACAGGAGGATCCAGTCTAACCTAGACGGGGTATTCCGCCTCCCAGCGAGGGACCAGCTAGACCTCGATCCAGATGTGCGCTACATCGAGGTGGGCCATGAACCAGCCACAATTAGGGAATCCCTCCTCGAAAAGGTCTTCGACATTGGGTACCGCTTCTTGGAGGCTACCAGAAGGCTGGTGCCGCCGGGCGTGATCGGCCCCTTCACCCTACAGTTCATAGTAACACCCCAGCTAGACCTCGTGGTGTACGACGTGGCTCCGCGCATCGGGGGAGGCACCAACGTCTACATAGGGATCGGGGGGCAGTACTCGAAGCTCTACTTCGGCAAGCCCATATCCATTGGGAGGAGGATTGCAATGGAGATAAGAGAGGCTGCCGAGCAGAAGAGGCTGGAGGAGGTCACGACTTGA